One segment of Nothobranchius furzeri strain GRZ-AD chromosome 13, NfurGRZ-RIMD1, whole genome shotgun sequence DNA contains the following:
- the ets1 gene encoding protein C-ets-1 isoform X3, with protein sequence MSYYMDPVSSYPALHPCDRLGTTRPAGGVAVGPETHLPGVVHPQQQFYPSQPLHPHDIPLQEVPDGRDMCPTDPEFGDVPMLTPGSKEMMAQALMATFSGFTKEQQRLCIPKDPRQWTENHVAEWLTWTVNEFSLKNVDFEKFNMDGATLCAMGKERFLDLAPDFVGDILWEHLEMLQKEDTKHYPINGLTSNFQESRYTSDYFVSYGIEHAQCVPPSEYSEPGFITESYQTLHPISSEELLTLKYESEYPGIILRDAALNSMQADYFTVKQEVVSPDNMCVGRLSRGKLGGQDSFESIDSYESCDRLTQSWSSQSSFSSLQRVPSYDSFDSEDYPTALPGHKPKGTFKDYVRERSDLSKDKPVIPAAALAGYTGSGPIQLWQFLLELLTDKSCQSFISWTGDGWEFKLSDPDEVARRWGKRKNKPKMNYEKLSRGLRYYYDKNIIHKTSGKRYVYRFVCDLKSLLGYTPEELHAMLDVKPDTDE encoded by the exons AGACCAGCTGGAGGAGTTGCAGTGGGCCCTGAGACCCACCTCCCAGGTGTGGTTCACCCCCAGCAGCAGTTTTACCCCTCACAGCCCCTTCACCCCCACGACATACCCCTGCAGGAGGTACCGGACGGCCGTGACATGTGTCCTACAG ATCCAGAGTTTGGAGATGTCCCCATGTTGACTCCAGGGAGCAAAGAAATGATGGCCCAGGCTCTGATGGCCACCTTCAGTGGCTTCACAAAGGAGCAGCAGCGACTGTGTATCCCCAAAG ATCCCAGACAGTGGACAGAAAACCACGTGGCGGAGTGGCTGACGTGGACCGTGAATGAGTTCAGCCTGAAGAACGTCGACTTTGAAAAATTTAACATGGATGGAGCCACGCTGTGTGCAATGGGGAAGGAGCGGTTCTTGGACTTAGCACCGGACTTTGTTGGCGACATACTTTGGGAGCATTTAGAAATGCTTCAGAAAG AGGATACAAAGCATTACCCCATCAATGGACTGACCTCCAACTTCCAGGAATCCCGCTATACCTCAGACTATTTTGTCA GCTATGGCATTGAGCATGCTCAGTGTGTCCCTCCTTCTGAATACTCAGAGCCCGGCTTCATCACAGAATCCTACCAGACGCTCCATCCCATCAGCTCAGAAGAGCTGCTCACACTCAAATACGAGAGCGAATATCCTGGCATCATCCTGCGAGACGCGGCACTGAACTCCATGCAGGCCGACTACTTCACCGTCAAGCAGGAGGTGGTGTCCCCCGACAACATGTGTGTGGGACGCCTGAGCAGAG GTAAGCTCGGAGGCCAGGATTCCTTCGAGAGCATTGACAGCTATGAAAGCTGTGATCGACTGACCCAGTCGTGGAGCAGCCAGTCCTCATTCAGCAGCCTGCAGCGGGTACCGTCATACGACAGCTTTGACTCAGAAGACTACCCCACTGCCCTACCTGGCCACAAGCCCAAGGGCACCTTCAAAGACTACGTGAGGGAGCGCTCCGACCTTAGCAAAGATAAACCCGTCATCCCAGCAGCTGCGCTGGCGGGATACACAG GCAGCGGGCCCATCCAGCTGTGGCAGTTTCTGCTGGAGTTGCTGACCGACAAGTCTTGCCAGTCCTTCATCAGCTGGACAGGCGACGGCTGGGAGTTTAAGCTTTCTGACCCAGATGAG GTCGCTCGTAGGTGGGGCAAACGAAAAAACAAGCCCAAGATGAACTATGAGAAACTGAGCCGCGGCCTGCGTTACTACTACGACAAGAATATTATCCACAAGACGTCTGGGAAACGCTACGTCTACCGCTTTGTCTGTGACTTAAAAAGCCTATTGGGCTACACGCCGGAAGAGCTGCACGCCATGTTGGACGTAAAGCCCGATACGGACGAGTGA
- the ets1 gene encoding protein C-ets-1 isoform X4, which translates to MIMTAAVDMKPTLTIIKAEKMDDPEFGDVPMLTPGSKEMMAQALMATFSGFTKEQQRLCIPKDPRQWTENHVAEWLTWTVNEFSLKNVDFEKFNMDGATLCAMGKERFLDLAPDFVGDILWEHLEMLQKEDTKHYPINGLTSNFQESRYTSDYFVSYGIEHAQCVPPSEYSEPGFITESYQTLHPISSEELLTLKYESEYPGIILRDAALNSMQADYFTVKQEVVSPDNMCVGRLSRGKLGGQDSFESIDSYESCDRLTQSWSSQSSFSSLQRVPSYDSFDSEDYPTALPGHKPKGTFKDYVRERSDLSKDKPVIPAAALAGYTGSGPIQLWQFLLELLTDKSCQSFISWTGDGWEFKLSDPDEVARRWGKRKNKPKMNYEKLSRGLRYYYDKNIIHKTSGKRYVYRFVCDLKSLLGYTPEELHAMLDVKPDTDE; encoded by the exons ATGATCATGACGGCAGCTGTCGATATGAAACCCACGTTAACGATCATAAAGGCTGAGAAGATGGACG ATCCAGAGTTTGGAGATGTCCCCATGTTGACTCCAGGGAGCAAAGAAATGATGGCCCAGGCTCTGATGGCCACCTTCAGTGGCTTCACAAAGGAGCAGCAGCGACTGTGTATCCCCAAAG ATCCCAGACAGTGGACAGAAAACCACGTGGCGGAGTGGCTGACGTGGACCGTGAATGAGTTCAGCCTGAAGAACGTCGACTTTGAAAAATTTAACATGGATGGAGCCACGCTGTGTGCAATGGGGAAGGAGCGGTTCTTGGACTTAGCACCGGACTTTGTTGGCGACATACTTTGGGAGCATTTAGAAATGCTTCAGAAAG AGGATACAAAGCATTACCCCATCAATGGACTGACCTCCAACTTCCAGGAATCCCGCTATACCTCAGACTATTTTGTCA GCTATGGCATTGAGCATGCTCAGTGTGTCCCTCCTTCTGAATACTCAGAGCCCGGCTTCATCACAGAATCCTACCAGACGCTCCATCCCATCAGCTCAGAAGAGCTGCTCACACTCAAATACGAGAGCGAATATCCTGGCATCATCCTGCGAGACGCGGCACTGAACTCCATGCAGGCCGACTACTTCACCGTCAAGCAGGAGGTGGTGTCCCCCGACAACATGTGTGTGGGACGCCTGAGCAGAG GTAAGCTCGGAGGCCAGGATTCCTTCGAGAGCATTGACAGCTATGAAAGCTGTGATCGACTGACCCAGTCGTGGAGCAGCCAGTCCTCATTCAGCAGCCTGCAGCGGGTACCGTCATACGACAGCTTTGACTCAGAAGACTACCCCACTGCCCTACCTGGCCACAAGCCCAAGGGCACCTTCAAAGACTACGTGAGGGAGCGCTCCGACCTTAGCAAAGATAAACCCGTCATCCCAGCAGCTGCGCTGGCGGGATACACAG GCAGCGGGCCCATCCAGCTGTGGCAGTTTCTGCTGGAGTTGCTGACCGACAAGTCTTGCCAGTCCTTCATCAGCTGGACAGGCGACGGCTGGGAGTTTAAGCTTTCTGACCCAGATGAG GTCGCTCGTAGGTGGGGCAAACGAAAAAACAAGCCCAAGATGAACTATGAGAAACTGAGCCGCGGCCTGCGTTACTACTACGACAAGAATATTATCCACAAGACGTCTGGGAAACGCTACGTCTACCGCTTTGTCTGTGACTTAAAAAGCCTATTGGGCTACACGCCGGAAGAGCTGCACGCCATGTTGGACGTAAAGCCCGATACGGACGAGTGA